One Salvia splendens isolate huo1 chromosome 22, SspV2, whole genome shotgun sequence DNA segment encodes these proteins:
- the LOC121785768 gene encoding uncharacterized protein LOC121785768 isoform X2: MARIVRVPPSVNLMVEDILFLLRIQQIIILYLYLKRTRRFTRRVRNHQVRYSLIERIPPQVRHMNRLTAVSDVDCFSNLRMDRNAFGRLCILLRDRGGLRNGRFVLLEEQVAIFLGILAHHKKNRPSGFEFRRSGETISHYVHLVLKAVLKLHTILLPRPDPVTNNCVDPRWQHFKGCIGALDGTYINVLVRTLDKPRYRTRKGQIATNTLAACDRNMKFLYFLPGWEGSAGDSRVLRDAVTREGGLRVNKGTYYLCDNGYANSEGFLTPYKNVRYHLKEWGVGTQRPQNARELFNLRHTRARNIIERAFAVLKMRWGILRSATFYPIKIQIRLIMACFLLHNFVRGEMHNDPIEQHVDGDTQPLVDEEIHGDLEFVDQVEPTSEWNQMRDDLANSMWSNRANVDGN, from the exons ATGGCCCGTATTGTTCGTGTACCCCCTTCCGTTAACCTGATGGTGGAAGATATACTTTTTTTGTTGCGTATTCAACAAATCATCATTCTGTACTTATACTTGAAAAGAACAAGGCGTTTTACACGTCGTGTAAGAAATCACCAAGTTAGGTATTCACTAATTGAGCGAATCCCTCCACAAGTGAGGCATATGAACAGGCTCACTGCAGTTAGTGATGTCGACTGTTTTTCGAACCTCCGTATGGATAGGAATGCATTTGGACGATTGTGTATTCTTTTAAGAGACCGTGGTGGACTACGgaatggtcgatttgtgttacTAGAGGAGCAAGTAGCAATTTTCCTAGGCATTTTAGCCCATCATAAGAAAAATAGACCTTCTGGATTTGAATTTCGTCGTTCGGGTGAAACCATTTCTCACTATGTGCATCTTGTACTTAAAGCGGTACTCAAGTTGCATACAATTTTATTGCCTCGGCCTGATCCGGTGACAAACAATTGTGTTGATCCACGATGGCAACACTTCAAG GGTTGTATTGGCGCTTTGGACGGCACTTACATAAATGTGCTCGTAAGGACCTTAGACAAGCCACGATATCGCACGCGAAAGGGCCAAATCGCGACCAATACTCTTGCTGCGTGTGACCGCAATATGAAGTTCTTATACTTTTTACCCGGGTGGGAGGGATCGGCGGGTGACTCTCGAGTGCTTAGGGATGCTGTCACTAGAGAAGGTGGATTGAGAGTAAACAAAG GAACTTATTATCTATGTGATAATGGATACGCAAACAGTGAAGGATTCCTTACTCCGTATAAAAACGTGCGCTATCATTTGAAGGAATGGGGAGTCGGGACCCAGCGTCCGCAAAATGCACGAGAATTGTTTAATCTAAGGCATACTAGAGCTCGTAACATAATTGAGAGGGCCTTTGCAGTGCTAAAGATGAGATGGGGTATCTTACGGAGTGCTACTTTCTATCCGATTAAGATCCAGATCCGGTTAATCATGGCATGCTTCCTGCTACACAATTTCGTACGGGGTGAGATGCACAATGATCCAATTGAGCAACACGTTGACGGAGATACACAACCTCTGGTCGATGAGGAGATTCATGGTGACCTAGAATTCGTAGATCAAGTAGAGCCAACTTCAGAATGGAACCAAATGCGGGATGACTTGGCTAACTCCATGTGGAGTAAT CGAGCCAATGTCGACGGTAACTGA
- the LOC121787575 gene encoding uncharacterized protein LOC121787575, translating into MRDSKGMEKTRAIYRISLLLIALHLAFAASQSDIPQDISRDTSRNLNEEHQEVHCSRERSRAAWKIIEEYLTPFVEKEKYQLSSRCRLHPSSDLFRDQEEHKIHVDVNEWRCGYCKKIFRAEKFLDQHFDNRHYNLLNVSHGKCLADLCGALHCDYVINSQSHKSKCNPAAAARNRHLCEDLANKCFPVNEGPSASRLHEFFLHQFCDAHTCSRGVKPFARGGKKHTSVLYLAASVLILMFLPMFYVIVFFSQRDKKGLTQLKRVARPGRKSKPS; encoded by the exons ATGAGAGACAGTAAAGGGATGGAGAAGACAAGAGCCATCTACAGAATATCTCTACTCCTCATCGCTCTGCACCTCGCCTTTGCAGCTTCTCAATCCGATATTCCGCAG GATATCAGCAGAGATACCTCAAG AAATCTAAATGAAGAACATCAAGAAGTTCATTGCTCAAGAGAGAGGAGTCGAGCAGCCTGGAAGATAATAGAGGAG TATCTTACGCCTTTTGTGGAGAAAGAGAAATATCAACTTTCAAGCAGATGCAGGCTTCATCCAAGCAGTGATTTGTTCAGGGACCAGGAGGAGCATAAGATTCATGTTGACGTGAATGAATGGCGATGTGGCTATTGTAAGAAAATCTTCCGAGCAGAAAAATTTTTGGACCAGCATTTTGACAACAGGCACTACAATCTTCTAAATGTT AGTCATGGCAAGTGCTTGGCAGATCTATGTGGAGCTTTGCATTGTGATTATGTGATCAATTCACAATCTCATAAATCCAAGTGTAATCCTGCAGCTGCTGCAAGGAACCGTCACTTGTGTGAG GATCTTGCGAACAAGTGTTTTCCTGTAAATGAGGGTCCATCAGCAAGTCGTCTACATG AATTTTTTTTACACCAGTTCTGTGATGCCCATACTTGCTCAAGAGGAGTAAAACCTTTTGCTCGGGGAGGCAAG AAGCACACCAGCGtattgtacttggctgcttcaGTGCTGATTTTGATGTTCCTTCCTATGTTTTACGTGATCGTGTTCTTTTCTCAGAG GGATAAAAAAGGATTGACGCAGCTGAAGCGCGTAGCAAGACCTGGGAGAAAATCAAAACCCTCTTGA
- the LOC121787574 gene encoding heme chaperone HemW-like: MILRSAYAPLLSSAQRLSLYTNSLTLQQCPQPVRQNAPLLLELPKQPPASAYVHLPFCRKRCHYCDFPIIALGSSSSHDDDPRISSYVDTLCREIIATKLPSISSFPPLETVFLGGGTPSLVPPRLVSSVLDALSDKFGLCGDAEISMEMDPGTFNAATMRELMSFGVNRVSLGVQSFQAELLRSCGRAHGVDEIFEAVEIVKACGVENWSVDLISSLPHQTPAMWEESLQLTVAAGPTHVSVYDLQVEQDTKFGVLYTPGEFPLPSENQSADFYKMASAMLGNAGYEHYEISSYCKSGYRCKHNSTYWKNKPFYAFGLGSASHISGVRFSRPRRLKDYVNYVQDLENGAVDTRSDGIVENKDLAMDVTMLSLRTSDGLDLKSFREAFGDSILVSMLEVYRPYLKSGLVICLDEQRRDVAADEVVVSSSLNEKLAYLCLSDPDGFLLSNELIALAFGVISP, encoded by the exons ATGATTCTGAGATCAGCCTACGCTCCACTCCTCTCCTCCGCCCAAAGGCTCTCTCTGTACACTAATTCCCTCACCCTCCAACAATGCCCACAACCTGTTCGACAAAATGCCCCACTGCTACTAGAGCTTCCCAAACAACCTCCCGCCTCCGCCTACGTCCACCTCCCCTTCTGCCGCAAGCGCTGCCACTACTGCGACTTCCCCATCATCGCCCTCGGCTCCTCATCCAGTCACGACGACGACCCGCGCATCTCCAGCTACGTCGACACTCTCTGCCGCGAGATCATAGCCACCAAGCTTCCCTCAATAAGCAGCTTCCCGCCTCTTGAAACCGTGTTTTTAGGCGGCGGGACGCCCTCCCTCGTGCCTCCGAGGCTCGTCTCCTCGGTTCTCGACGCGCTTTCGGACAAGTTCGGGCTGTGTGGGGATGCGGAGATATCGATGGAGATGGACCCGGGCACGTTCAATGCGGCGACGATGAGGGAATTGATGAGTTTCGGTGTGAATAGAGTTTCGTTGGGAGTGCAGTCTTTTCAAGCTGAGCTGCTGAGGTCTTGTGGGAGAGCTCATGGAGTTGATGAAATCTTTGAAGCTGTTGAGATTGTCAAAGCATGTGGGGTTGAGAATTGGAGCGTGGATTTGATCTCGTCGCTACCTCATCAGACTCCGGCTATGTGGGAGGAGAGCTTGCAGCTCACTGTTGCTGCTGGCCCCACGCATGTCTCGGTTTATGATTTGCAGGTCGAACAAGACACTAAATTTGGAGTCTT ATACACACCTGGTGAATTTCCTCTGCCTTCAGAGAATCAGTCAGCCGACTTTTACAAAATGGCTTCAGCAATGCTAGGAAATGCAGGTTATGAGCATTACGAGATAAGTAGCTACTGCAAGAGTGGATACCGCTGCAAGCACAATAGCACCTACTGGAAGAACAAACCCTTCTATGCTTTTGGTCTGGGCTCAGCTAGTCATATCAGCGGAGTAAGGTTTTCAAGGCCAAGGAGGCTCAAGGACTACGTCAATTATGTCCAAGATCTGGAGAATGGAGCAGTGGACACGCGGTCGGATGGGATTGTCGAAAACAAGGACTTGGCTATGGATGTTACCATGCTCTCTCTGCGAACATCTGATGGCCTGGATTTGAAATCTTTCAGGGAGGCTTTTGGTGATTCAATTTTAGTGTCGATGTTGGAGGTCTACAGGCCTTATCTGAAAAGTGGGCTTGTGATCTGCTTAGACGAGCAACGAAGAGATGTCGCGGCTGATGAAGTAGTAGTGTCTTCTTCGCTCAACGAGAAGCTTGCATATCTTTGCCTCAGTGACCCCGATGGTTTTCTACTGTCAAACGAGTTAATAGCTCTTGCATTTGGTGTAATATCACCATGA
- the LOC121785705 gene encoding probable xyloglucan endotransglucosylase/hydrolase protein 7: protein MGRLVWVIGLILCLVGLVKGRPATFLQDFRVAWAESHIRQISGGNAIQLVLDRNSGCGFGSKYKYLFGRVSMKIKLVAGDSAGTVTAFYMNSDTDNLRDELDFEFLGNRSGQPYTVQTNVFARGKGDREQRVNLWFDPSADFHTYSIFWNHRIIIFAVDEIPIRVYKNNEARGVPFPKFQPMAVYSTLWEADDWATRGGLEKINWSKAPFYAYYKDFDLEGCQVPGPASCASSTNNWWEGVAYQQLSPVQAARYHWVRANHMIYDYCTDKSRHSVAPPECLAGI from the exons atggGAAGATTAGTGTGGGTCATAGGACTTATTCTATGTTTAGTTGGATTAGTTAAGGGTCGTCCTGCCACGTTCTTGCAGGACTTCCGCGTGGCTTGGGCCGAATCCCACATTCGCCAAATTAGCGGAGGAAACGCAATTCAACTCGTTCTCGATCGAAACTCAG GATGCGGTTTTGGGtccaaatataaatatttatttggacGTGTGAGCATGAAAATCAAGCTGGTTGCTGGTGATTCAGCTGGAACTGTCACTGCCTTCTAT ATGAACTCGGACACAGACAATTTAAGAGACGAGCTAGATTTTGAATTCCTGGGAAATCGGTCGGGACAACCTTATACGGTTCAGACAAATGTGTTTGCTCGTGGCAAAGGCGACAGAGAGCAAAGGGTTAACCTATGGTTTGACCCATCGGCAGATTTCCACACCTACTCCATTTTTTGGAACCATCGCATCATCAT ATTCGCGGTGGACGAGATTCCGATTAGGGTTTACAAGAACAACGAGGCTAGAGGGGTCCCGTTCCCGAAATTCCAACCTATGGCGGTCTATTCGACGCTATGGGAGGCCGACGACTGGGCGACAAGGGGCGGCCTCGAGAAGATAAATTGGAGCAAAGCCCCATTCTACGCCTACTACAAGGATTTTGACCTCGAGGGATGCCAAGTGCCTGGGCCCGCCAGCTGTGCGTCTAGCACTAACAACTGGTGGGAGGGCGTGGCCTACCAGCAACTTAGCCCTGTGCAGGCTGCGCGCTACCACTGGGTGCGCGCAAACCACATGATCTATGACTACTGCACCGACAAGTCCCGGCACTCGGTGGCCCCACCGGAATGCCTGGCTGGAATCTGA
- the LOC121785768 gene encoding uncharacterized protein LOC121785768 isoform X1 produces the protein MARIVRVPPSVNLMVEDILFLLRIQQIIILYLYLKRTRRFTRRVRNHQVRYSLIERIPPQVRHMNRLTAVSDVDCFSNLRMDRNAFGRLCILLRDRGGLRNGRFVLLEEQVAIFLGILAHHKKNRPSGFEFRRSGETISHYVHLVLKAVLKLHTILLPRPDPVTNNCVDPRWQHFKGCIGALDGTYINVLVRTLDKPRYRTRKGQIATNTLAACDRNMKFLYFLPGWEGSAGDSRVLRDAVTREGGLRVNKGTYYLCDNGYANSEGFLTPYKNVRYHLKEWGVGTQRPQNARELFNLRHTRARNIIERAFAVLKMRWGILRSATFYPIKIQIRLIMACFLLHNFVRGEMHNDPIEQHVDGDTQPLVDEEIHGDLEFVDQVEPTSEWNQMRDDLANSMWSNVCFYVTFPNLIWLILPRIVRLHLLYKQYLIVRLL, from the exons ATGGCCCGTATTGTTCGTGTACCCCCTTCCGTTAACCTGATGGTGGAAGATATACTTTTTTTGTTGCGTATTCAACAAATCATCATTCTGTACTTATACTTGAAAAGAACAAGGCGTTTTACACGTCGTGTAAGAAATCACCAAGTTAGGTATTCACTAATTGAGCGAATCCCTCCACAAGTGAGGCATATGAACAGGCTCACTGCAGTTAGTGATGTCGACTGTTTTTCGAACCTCCGTATGGATAGGAATGCATTTGGACGATTGTGTATTCTTTTAAGAGACCGTGGTGGACTACGgaatggtcgatttgtgttacTAGAGGAGCAAGTAGCAATTTTCCTAGGCATTTTAGCCCATCATAAGAAAAATAGACCTTCTGGATTTGAATTTCGTCGTTCGGGTGAAACCATTTCTCACTATGTGCATCTTGTACTTAAAGCGGTACTCAAGTTGCATACAATTTTATTGCCTCGGCCTGATCCGGTGACAAACAATTGTGTTGATCCACGATGGCAACACTTCAAG GGTTGTATTGGCGCTTTGGACGGCACTTACATAAATGTGCTCGTAAGGACCTTAGACAAGCCACGATATCGCACGCGAAAGGGCCAAATCGCGACCAATACTCTTGCTGCGTGTGACCGCAATATGAAGTTCTTATACTTTTTACCCGGGTGGGAGGGATCGGCGGGTGACTCTCGAGTGCTTAGGGATGCTGTCACTAGAGAAGGTGGATTGAGAGTAAACAAAG GAACTTATTATCTATGTGATAATGGATACGCAAACAGTGAAGGATTCCTTACTCCGTATAAAAACGTGCGCTATCATTTGAAGGAATGGGGAGTCGGGACCCAGCGTCCGCAAAATGCACGAGAATTGTTTAATCTAAGGCATACTAGAGCTCGTAACATAATTGAGAGGGCCTTTGCAGTGCTAAAGATGAGATGGGGTATCTTACGGAGTGCTACTTTCTATCCGATTAAGATCCAGATCCGGTTAATCATGGCATGCTTCCTGCTACACAATTTCGTACGGGGTGAGATGCACAATGATCCAATTGAGCAACACGTTGACGGAGATACACAACCTCTGGTCGATGAGGAGATTCATGGTGACCTAGAATTCGTAGATCAAGTAGAGCCAACTTCAGAATGGAACCAAATGCGGGATGACTTGGCTAACTCCATGTGGAGTAATGTGTGTTTTTATGTGACTTTTCCAAATTTAATTTGGTTAATTTTGCCTAGAATTGTCAGATTACATCTGTTATATAAGCAGTATCTTATTGTGAggttattataa
- the LOC121786074 gene encoding elongator complex protein 3 yields MAAVEVMPEARKLPRPGRGGVIGHGLSEEEARVKAIAEIVSTMVDLSRKGQDVDLNAVKSAACRKYGLSKAPKLVEMIAALPESEKEALLPKLRAKPVRTASGIAVVAVMSKPHRCPHIATTGNICVYCPGGPDSDFEYSTQSYTGYEPTSMRAIRARYNPYVQARSRIDQLKRLGHSVDKVEFILMGGTFMSLPAEYRDYFTRNLHDALSGHTSANVEEAVSYSEHSAIKCIGMTIETRPDYCLGPHLRQMLSYGCTRLEIGVQSTYEDVARDTNRGHTVAAVADCFSLAKDAGFKVVAHMMPDLPHVGVERDMESFKEFFESPRFRADGLKIYPTLVIRGTGLYELWKTGRYRNYPPEQLVDIIARILAMVPPWTRVYRVQRDIPMPLVTSGVEKGNLRELALARMDDLGLKCRDVRTREAGIQDIHHKIKPEEVQLVRRDYTANEGWETFLSYEDTRQDILVGLLRLRKCGKNVTCPELTGKCSIVRELHVYGTAVPVHGRDADKLQHQGYGTLLMEEAERIATSEHRSLKLAVISGVGTRHYYRKLGYELEGPYMVKYLK; encoded by the exons ATGGCGGCGGTGGAAGTTATGCCTGAGGCCCGGAAGCTCCCGCGACCTGGTCGCGGCGGGGTAATCGGCCACGGACTCTCCGAAGAAGAAGCCCGCGTCAAAGCAATCGCTGAAATAGTATCCACAATGGTTGATCTCTCGCGCAAGGGCCAGGACGTCGACCTAAACGCTGTCAAATCGGCGGCGTGCCGGAAATACGGGCTCTCCAAGGCGCCGAAGCTCGTCGAGATGATAGCAGCGCTGCCGGAATCCGAGAAGGAAGCTTTGCTGCCCAAACTCCGGGCTAAGCCAGTGCGTACGGCGTCTGGTATTGCGGTGGTTGCCGTGATGTCGAAGCCTCACCGCTGCCCGCATATTGCAACGACAGGGAATATATGCGTGTATTGCCCCGGTGGCCCCGATTCCGATTTCGAGTACAGCACGCAGAGTTATACGGGATATGAGCCTACTAGCATGAGAGCTATTAGGGCTAG ATACAACCCTTATGTCCAGGCAAGAAGCAGAATCGACCAGCTTAAGAGATTGGGTCACAGTGTTGACAAG GTCGAGTTCATCTTGATGGGTGGCACTTTTATGTCATTACCCGCAGAGTACCGTGATTATTTTACTAGGAATCTACATGATGCTTTATCGGGCCACACTTCTGCCAATGTTGAAGAAGCAGTATCTTACTCTGAGCACAGTGCAATAAAGTGTATTGGGATGACAATCGAGAC GCGACCAGACTACTGCTTGGGACCACACTTGAGGCAGATGCTTTCATATGGTTGTACAAGACTGGAAATTGGAGTTCAGAGCACATATGAGGATGTTGCTCGTGACACCAATAGGGGTCACACTGTAGCAGCTGTGGCTGATTGCTTTTCCTTAGCAAAGGATGCTGGATTCAAG GTAGTAGCTCATATGATGCCTGATCTGCCACATGTTGGTGTCGAGAGAGACATGGAAAGTTTTAAAGAGTTCTTTGAGAGCCCTCGCTTTAGAGCTGACGGGTTAAAAATTTATCCTACCCTAGTCATTCGTGGAACAGGACTTTATGAGCTTTGGAAGACTGGCAG GTATAGAAATTATCCTCCTGAACAGCTTGTTGACATCATAGCTCGAATTCTAGCTATGGTTCCTCCATGGACTCGGGTTTATCGAGTTCAACGAGATATCCCTATGCCTCTAGTTACTTCTGGTGTTGAGAAGGGTAATCTTCGGGAACTAGCTTTGGCAAGGATGGATGATTTGGGCTTGAAATGCAGAGATGTTAGAACACGTGAAGCGGGTATCCAG GACATTCACCACAAGATAAAACCAGAGGAAGTCCAGCTTGTTCGCCGTGATTATACAGCAAATGAGGGATGGGAGACCTTTCTTTCATATGAAGACACTCGCCAG GATATTCTTGTTGGGTTACTTCGTTTGCGGAAATGTGGAAAGAATGTGACTTGCCCAGAGCTTACAGGGAAGTGTTCAATTGTTCGTGAATTGCATGTTTATGGGACTGCAGTTCCTGTTCATGGGCGGGATGCTGATAAACTGCAACATCAAGGTTATGGTACGCTATTAATGGAGGAGGCCGAACGGATTGCTACAAGCGAACACAGATCGCTTAAGTTAGCTGTGATTTCAGGTGTAGGAACAAGGCATTATTATAGAAAGTTGGGGTACGAGCTTGAAGGTCCGTACATGGTGAAATACCTCAAATGA
- the LOC121787490 gene encoding homeobox-leucine zipper protein HAT22-like yields MGVEEESCETRLVLGLGSEKMAKKSPPLTLSLFGEAIDDVCGGQDSAASSLSNVSVKRERDEEVDDTEDHRVSSDDDGSNGRKKLRLNKAQSALLEESFKHHSTLNPKQKQELARELKLRPRQVEVWFQNRRARTKLKQTELDCELLKRCCETLTDENRRLHKELHDLKALKLAPPLYMHLPPAAALAICPTCERIGGGAASSEKAAKTSFAKPHFYNPFTNPSAAC; encoded by the exons ATGGGTGTTGAAGAAGAATCATGCGAAACCCGTCTGGTATTAGGATTAGGATCAGAAAAAATGGCCAAGAAGTCGCCACCGCTGACTCTCAGCCTGTTCGGTGAAGCCATTGATGATGTGTGCGGAGGCCAAGACAGCGCCGCCTCTTCCCTCTCTAACGTGAGCGTGAAGAGGGAGAGGGACGAGGAGGTTGATGACACAGAAGATCACAGAGTTTCATCGGACGACGACGGATCAAATGGGAGGAAGAAACTTCGTCTTAACAAAGCTCAGTCTGCGCTCTTGGAGGAAAGCTTTAAGCACCACAGCACTCTCAATCCC AAGCAAAAGCAAGAGCTGGCGAGGGAGTTGAAGCTGAGGCCACGCCAGGTTGAAGTTTGGTTCCAGAACAGAAGAGCCAG GACTAAGCTGAAGCAAACAGAATTAGACTGTGAGTTATTGAAGAGATGTTGCGAGACGCTGACCGACGAGAACCGGCGTCTGCATAAGGAGTTGCACGACCTAAAGGCCCTCAAATTAGCGCCACCGCTCTACATGCACCTGCCGCCGGCCGCCGCCCTCGCCATCTGCCCCACCTGCGAAAGGATCGGCGGCGGCGCCGCCTCTTCGGAAAAAGCAGCTAAGACCTCTTTTGCTAAGCCTCACTTCTACAATCCCTTCACCAATCCTTCCGCAGCGTGTTAA